The DNA sequence aagataaGTCACTGGAATCCCAAATAGGAAATGATTattcccttaaaaaaaaattattttcaaaataattaaacattcataaataaaaataaataaatggtcatcactaaaaatttttttttttgttctaaaatatattccaTATATAAAACTAATAACAAATGGTGCCTGTATGTCTAGTCTATTTATCACTATCTCTTTAATCGGtcgatgtaaataaatataaaaagtaattatcagTAGATAATTAAATCTACTGAGTTATTAAACTCAATATTgattttatctaattaataacaataaaagtttttttttaaattaattaagtaagcaaaaaaaaatgtaagtaattttaCTTCTCGACGTCTTTGTAATCATCAATAAGCGTTGCAATGTTATCTCTGGCTTCAAAAAATACCGACTCATCTAATCCTTCGTTTACAAAATGGTGTACAAATGCGCGTTTTTTGAACATTAGATCGTACTTATGTGCCAGTCTTGACCAAGCATGACGTATCGAGGTGTTATTACATAGCATTGCTAATGATTTGTCCGTTTTACCCAAGTCACCACCTGGTACAGTTGTTGGAGGCTGATAATTGATTccaatctttaaaaaaaaatttatattaattttcttgtaGTTTATTTAGAGCAGGGCGTAGGCTACCTTAATATTCcaaatcgattttaaattcgaatttccaaaaaattcaaagtattcgattcaaattcaaatattcgtTACAAACTGAACATAaaggttttatttaatttttaataaattataaggaattttttacagcaatTTCAAAAGAATTCAGATTTTTCCGAAGTatgttacaaaaattaaaaaaaaaagactattttttgaataaataaaattcaaattttgaatccttattcaaaaaatatacagagccaacttttatttttacttgggAGATGGGTGGAATGGGACAGAATTTCACACcgaattaagaaatttttctggaGTAGCATTCgacttattattaaataccATTGTAGTATACCTTCATAAGTATTGttaattaagaataataataaaaaaatgatttatttaccTTGAAACCAGTGGGACTCCAATTAACAAATTGAATATCTTTTTTTCCTTTCAGTGatttaatagtattattaaCATCATTTGGATTAATATTACCTCGATATAATAAACAACAGCTCATATAAGCGCCATTTCTAGGATCACATTTTACCATCTGttgtaatttcaaataaaaaatataaaaatatttttctttatttttttgaactgaGCTCTAttgtagataaaatttaaatcgttaTCACCTAACgatcttaaatatatataaacaatatcataaatttattttccgcgGATTGTTGATAAtgacttaattaattttcttatcgaaaaaataattttgtagacTACAAGAGTAGGTCACATActgatatatttgtataccTGATTCGAAGGTTGGAAGCATTCATTTGTAATATGCGATACGTTGATATCTACATTAGCCGCTTGTCTCGCAGTTATTATTGGGGAATATGTTATCAGAGGAAAATGAATTCGTGGATATGGCACGAGATTTGTTTGCAATTCTTCTAATCCGACATTAGGTGATCCTTCGAATCTTAATGAAGCCGTTGTTGCTGAAACTACTTGGGATTGTAGACGATTCAAATTGGTGTAAGTTGGACGTTCAACTTCtaaattactgtaaaattcgtaataagatttaattttttcgtaatttttaatttttatttcgagaCATATTTTGGTACAAgggatcaaatttttataatttatacgaaaatcgaaattttagttataattaaatttatgataaattgtaTTCCTTGtatcaaaatacaaaaattatgtttaaatcatctattgtctatttttgaaaatataaattttccctcCTAAATTTAATGAGAAAATTGTGTTCGTATCCGCAATTAATTAAGAGAATaagtaaagtatttaaaataggATGCGTACTTTGAACAGATATCATAAAGAGCTtcattatcaacaataaaacaaCAGTCTTCATAGTCAACTGTTCCATGTGTAGTTAAAATAGCATTATAAGGTTCGACAATAGATGTTGATATATGTGGCGCTGGATAAATTGAAAAGtctaattttgttattttatcataatctGGTTTAAGACTTTCCAATAACAATGTTGTGAATCCACTTCCTGTACCCCCGCCAAatgatctgaaaatttttatcataacatTTATACTATtgcccaaaatttaatttagttatcttaccgaaaaataataaatcctaTTAATTTGGAACAATCTTCACATAAACGACGGATACGATCTATGGCAGTATCAATAATATCATGACCAATATTACAATATCCTCGTGCAAAATTATTAGCTGCATCTTCTTTACCAGTTATTAATAACGTTGGGTCAAACAATGATTTATAACAACCAGTGCGTACTTCATCAATTACAGTCGGCTCTAAATCAATCATTATTGAACGGGGTGTTAATTTATTCAtctgaaatattaattttgattaataatttattttttattataatcatgTGGGGCAAGTGTGCGCTATTTCCCCGCATTATTCTAatgctaattattattattattatttattaaaattttcgagttctaatgttttaattttctagaagactaaatttttggtaaattagGGTTAGAATGATTTATTTCAACATTTCggtaaatttttacagtaCAAGACGGTAATTTGGATATTAAATTGATAGATTTACCGTAAAATAGGCGATTCTaccgaaaatttcaaattacggTCAATTTACTGAATTTAACGACAGGTTTTGCTGTAAAATTGGTGAAGTTACCGGAAATTAGATCTACCAGGGTCAGAGTCTTAAGCAAAAATTCGCGCTTACTCTGGGACTAGctagatttttttaagatttgctcaagatttatttatttttccccaAGGGAACATGACCTCAGGTTTCTAACccttattgtaaattttgaaaagcgCATGCGCTTGTTTATCTACGGAATCTTATGGACTTAGAGTAGGGGTAAAGCCGATGATACCCGAAGTCCATTTTTTGGATGGGTCCAGAGTTGTTTTGATGtaatattaatgtatgtaATAAAGCTTAGAAttgttttattgtatttaaataaatggaatTTACTTGAGATGGTGAGAAAAATGCTTGATAAGAATTGTCATCGCTATTATAACCTTGGACCACACAACCATCAGGGTTTATACCATGTTCGAGACAGAAAAGTTCCCAGCATGCATTGCCTACTTGAACTCCTGATTGTCCAACAAAAATTGTTACAATTTCGCCTTCTGTGTTACTcatatttgttatatattttgtttatgtcAAAAgtcttatttataaaaatgtaaaggatgttattataaagtacgaatttttgtattgtccgtaaaaaaaattttttattttcaatttattaaaattttatttatcacttgaaattttgaaataatttttgagtctaaatttattaatttgttaatttttatttttcattttatttattggtctacgccatttttttaatttttacttattaatatatcaactcaattgtttttgtaattaaaataaaacaaaattttcataacacGATTTGAATTacaatttcgaaaaataacagtaaaaattttaattcggtAAAATCTgttgataatttatcaataatttttttctactttgtCGACTGTTagtttatatttctatattatatatatatatatatatatatatatatatatatatatatatatatatatatatatatattctgaacGAGAACAAGAAtaagattttgattttttttcaaattcaattttgaatgaaagataaaaatcacattaataaaaaatcagcaaaacataaaataaaattgttcta is a window from the Microplitis demolitor isolate Queensland-Clemson2020A chromosome 4, iyMicDemo2.1a, whole genome shotgun sequence genome containing:
- the LOC103570296 gene encoding tubulin alpha-8 chain, whose amino-acid sequence is MSNTEGEIVTIFVGQSGVQVGNACWELFCLEHGINPDGCVVQGYNSDDNSYQAFFSPSQMNKLTPRSIMIDLEPTVIDEVRTGCYKSLFDPTLLITGKEDAANNFARGYCNIGHDIIDTAIDRIRRLCEDCSKLIGFIIFRSFGGGTGSGFTTLLLESLKPDYDKITKLDFSIYPAPHISTSIVEPYNAILTTHGTVDYEDCCFIVDNEALYDICSNNLEVERPTYTNLNRLQSQVVSATTASLRFEGSPNVGLEELQTNLVPYPRIHFPLITYSPIITARQAANVDINVSHITNECFQPSNQMVKCDPRNGAYMSCCLLYRGNINPNDVNNTIKSLKGKKDIQFVNWSPTGFKIGINYQPPTTVPGGDLGKTDKSLAMLCNNTSIRHAWSRLAHKYDLMFKKRAFVHHFVNEGLDESVFFEARDNIATLIDDYKDVEK